A genome region from Nocardia sp. NBC_01730 includes the following:
- a CDS encoding zinc ribbon domain-containing protein yields MARKAADAAIGAATRELIGRGTRAGRKVVLVQSAHTTMTCSSCFARAKQRFGLAERIFRCHGCGYTDGRDRNAASVILAVAERGHTRVDDIGQSDHLLRAAGSVAV; encoded by the coding sequence ATGGCGCGCAAGGCCGCTGACGCGGCGATCGGCGCGGCGACGCGGGAATTGATCGGCCGTGGCACGCGGGCTGGCCGGAAGGTGGTGTTGGTGCAGTCCGCCCACACGACAATGACGTGTTCGAGTTGCTTCGCGAGAGCCAAGCAGCGATTCGGGCTCGCGGAGAGAATTTTCCGGTGCCACGGCTGCGGGTATACCGATGGCAGGGACCGGAACGCCGCCAGCGTGATTCTGGCTGTGGCAGAGCGCGGCCACACTCGTGTCGACGACATAGGACAATCGGATCACCTCCTTCGGGCGGCTGGTTCGGTTGCGGTCTGA
- a CDS encoding nucleoside deaminase — protein MLEVAYDEALRGLAEGGIPIGAALFDADGTLLGRGHNRRVQSGDPSIHAETDAFRAAGRRRDYGSTIMVSTLSPCWYCSGLVRQFGIGSVVVGEARTFSGGHDWLAEHGVAVTVLDDRRCIDLMTTFIAEYPALWHEDIGVADGIEA, from the coding sequence CTGCTCGAGGTGGCATACGACGAGGCGCTGCGCGGGCTCGCCGAGGGCGGGATCCCGATCGGCGCCGCCCTGTTCGACGCGGACGGCACCCTGCTCGGACGCGGCCACAACCGCCGGGTGCAGTCCGGCGATCCCAGCATCCACGCCGAGACCGACGCCTTCCGTGCGGCGGGACGACGACGCGACTACGGCTCCACGATCATGGTGAGCACGCTCTCACCCTGCTGGTATTGCAGCGGTCTTGTCCGCCAGTTCGGCATCGGCTCGGTGGTCGTCGGGGAAGCGCGGACCTTCTCCGGCGGGCACGATTGGCTCGCCGAGCACGGTGTTGCCGTGACCGTGCTGGACGATCGCCGCTGCATCGACCTGATGACCACCTTCATCGCCGAATATCCGGCGCTGTGGCACGAGGATATCGGCGTCGCCGACGGAATCGAGGCGTGA